Below is a genomic region from Methyloterricola oryzae.
ATGACCGCGCAATAAGCCAAAATTCTGTTATCCCGAGGGAGGTAGGGAGATGACTCACCCATGATTATAATTCTAATAAAGACATGCACTTAAAGTCGTCCATATAAAATCCTTGTTGGGCTGCAATCCGATCTAATCAGCGCTTTCTCATGGGCCAAAAGCGCCATTCTTTATAACTATATGGAATTAAAGGCTAACGTTTATTTCTTTATCTTCTTGTCTTGGCATCGGTATAGTTCGGCGAAGCTGTCCTTCAAGGGGTTTTTCCGGATTTTTACGATGATGATGCCAACAGACATTCCTAAACGCAGTCCAGAACAGCCTCATGATGTGGTCCAGAGAATTTTGGAGGCCTTGCATGGTTTGCGTTACGGCTCGGTGGAAATCATCGTGCACGACGGCCGCGTCGTGCAAATCGAGCGCCGAGAGAAAGTGCGCCTCGATCTGTCCTCGCCTTCCCGTTAAACCAATCCGCTCTCCTCTTGCAGGCCCTTGATGGCGGGCGATGCCCACCCCTTTTTGCGGTTTGAGAACACCCACCTACCAGACCTCTGGCGGTACAAGACCCATCGCGGCTCGTTGACCGATTCCCCGGAAGCTACGCCAATGC
It encodes:
- a CDS encoding YezD family protein produces the protein MMMPTDIPKRSPEQPHDVVQRILEALHGLRYGSVEIIVHDGRVVQIERREKVRLDLSSPSR